The Drosophila gunungcola strain Sukarami chromosome 2R unlocalized genomic scaffold, Dgunungcola_SK_2 000006F, whole genome shotgun sequence sequence aaatatgttgtGAGTAGCGAGCGATGCCAAATCGAATATGTTGTGAGTTTCGAGCGAAATACCCGCCTAACGGATGCCCCGCCAGCCAGCGGTCGCCATCCGCCGCCGCCTGGCAGCCCCCAAAGAAAACCCCCccctgaaaaaaattttacctGCACCGAAAACGTCCCAAAAAGCCAGTGTTAAGTGCGTTTTTTCGCTAATAAGTGCCGCATATTGAGCAAGTCCCCCATAATTGTTAAACAATCGCCGAATCGAATCGTGAATTCATCAAATCGCATTGCTATCAAAAATTTTTTCGTTTAGTTAACGCCCTCGCTTATATTTGTGTGTATTCGTTCGTAAAGCAGTGCCGTGCGCACTGCTTGTCCGAGGAAAACACTAcgaataggaaaaaaaaaagttgagaATTGTAACAAAAGTtagtttgttgtttaatttatgtgATTTTTCCGCTACTACATGATGTTTTTAACCATATAATCATTAGGGGTCAACGGAATAACTAGCGAAAAGTATAGAGGGTTTGGGCTTTGGGCGGGtgggtaaaaaaaatgaaagggGGAGGGAGGGGCTGTGTGTGTTTACCTTAGACAGTATGATGATGATTTTCCGGAATGCATATTCCTATTTTGCACCCATGCCACCCCCTCATTCTTCTCTTTGTCTCTCTCTTTTTACTTGCAGTTCCACTGCatacagaaaaataaacaaatacaagAAGCATAAAGTATgcagaaaattaaatacaaaaggaGCCACTAAGTGTTTCGTGTGAAATCAATTTGAGAGCGTTCGTCGTCGTCGTACATACTTTTCCGTTTCAATTACACTACAATGAATATTTGTTGAAACTTCGTTGCATTTACAGACTggtgtttaaaaacaacaacaagaaacgacaaacaaaatattacaacAGCAGCCCTCACACACAcggaaaacaagaaagaaaaaaatatctacatatataaatagtatcatatttacattaaaaaggAAGCCGAACAGACGTAAACGtaacttttatattacaaagcaccagtaaaaataaaaataattcaccAACTACACACGTTCCTTAAAAACAAACGTTTTCCAAACCGCAAACCAACTAAAAACGAAATGCTTTTGAAATTAGTTTAAgctaactaaaattaaaacgcaTAACCAACAAATAAACCGCAAGAAATCCGCgtgattaaatttaacaaaagaaaatataaaaacagacCGAAAATCGGCAgggaaccaaaaaaaaaaaaagcgataaACCTGGAAGAACTAAGATCCGcgtattacatattttttctataaaatagTGCTAGCAAAAACCAAACGAGAGGATAGCCGGAACATCTTTTTGGAGAATCTCGTCTAAATACGTTTAATATTGTCTCCGTTAAATCAATAAGTAAGTAAACCAAAACGAAGTATTTGGGGATTATTTTGAACTCGACCACTTGTTGCCAGgcacttttttttgggttgcAAGCTTACGATTTAGATATTAagctaattttattaatttacttagggcttattaaatattctttcatataaaaattattaacaagtATTTCTGATAAGGCCTCGTGTTTAAAGTAatgatttgtttaaattgtgACAAACatcacttttaaaatatattcttagAGTTTATAAACGGGAAACATATTAGTAAACTCTCATTCCTAACAGaaactatatttttgtataaattatcAGTGCACcagaaagaaattaaattcaaaatgtaatATACAATACTAAATTTCACAGATctgcaaaataaattctattttGTTATTGAATGCCCAGAAAAATCGATTGCAAATAAACaagaatttgtaaaaactatattatacTATCCCGAACCCCCACAGTAAATAAAGTAAGGGTTTGATAAGAGATCAAAGCTTTCAGTACTGTAGCCAGGTAATAGTAAGCTGGTATTTCCGATCTAAAATCGGATTTTAGGAAAACTCAGCAATAGGAGCAGTCCACTCCAGAAGAACAGTAGCCGTCTAAAGATTAAGAAGACAACTCAAACGTTATCTTTGACTGGTTTATCATAAGCGTACACATATGTAAGGCAGATAAGACCAGTTCTCGGTGGGTTACTCTCCCTCCGATTTGGTGGCATGATATATCTGGCAAACTATTGTTAAAAAACGCTTCATTGCGCCAATTGGGTGCCCCTGCCCCTGAATTTTGCGGCTACTGCTAATTAGATTTTGTAGCTTTGCTCAGCGAGAATGTTTTCCGCCTGGAGCCCACTCACTAATCCTGGGTACGGTTGGCTAGCCATGACTTTACCCAGATCTCCAGTGATTCCCATTCGCCTGCCCACCCGCCATTCCCATTTCGCCCTCTCAGACATTGTCAAAAATATTGGTAGATATTTCATCGATATTTGGTAATGTCCATGTTGAAAACCTGGCCCCGACCCATGTCAATGTATTCGCCAACAAAATTGGATTAGCAACGACTCGATATGGGAAAAGGGGGCGGGAAAAGAGAGGAAATCGCACCAGTGCAGGTTATAGGCTATATTCTATAGGCTTGCCCTACGCTGAACCCATGAATGAACGAATTCTTCGGGTGGACCAAAATGTACAATTATTTGAGTAACAATACATATTAAAAccctattttaaattattctacTAAACTGGTTTATAGTTTAATAAAGATGTGAACAGAATATTTTCAAGATATCGTGATAGCTAGTCAAATGgagtaaataattattttttgaaccTAAGCTATTCCCCTTAAAACTACCCCAGAAGTCACATTTCCAAGCTGTGATAACTAAATACAGatgtaaacaaaacattttgatgATATCATGAAAGGTAGTTAAATGGAGTTCCAAATTCTAAATGGGGTAATAAAGTCATTCTGAGCTTGGTCCACCCAGCTAGAGAACACTCTCGCTGACCTGTGGCCAGCGAAGCCATATATTTACCAAAATCAGCTTTCTTGCAATGAACTTGGCCGGGGGGCCTTTGGCAAACGCTTCCTCAATCTCTTGCCATTTGGCGGAGGGCGATCCGCGGCGATGCGCAGAGAGAGCGGACAGTGTCCAAGCCAGAACCGGACATAGAAGCGAGCCAAAGCCAATGCCATGGCCAGAGGAAACCGGAGGAAACCAGGGGTAGCCATGGGCCGCCATGGGCCATGCATATCCGACGTCGTCATCGACATGGCCAGCTTGGCGGGGCAGGCAAATATGAAATGTTAATTGCCAGCACGGGACACAACGCGGCGAACTCTCGTTGAGCTAACAACTCTGGTGGTCCGTAGAATCCATGGGTCCACAGTTCTTACGGTTCGGTTATGCAAGCAAGTCCTAAATCAAAGCTTCGCCTCTTTGCAGATGTTCTTGGATCGTTCGATGTGTTCTTCGTTCACGTGTATCCATCACTCTCAGCCTCCGAGTTACCGAAATCTGGTCAAGGACTTATCGTAGACTTCTGTAACTAGCAATAGCATTAGAGCCAAAGAGAGCCTGGATCGTCAACGCTGGAGGATATCTGCAGAGCGAGCAACGCCGAAGTACAAATGCATCAAtcgaaactgaaactgaaaccgaatCTGAATCTGTAACTTGAAGCGGACACGTTGAGGTCAGCGCCCATCACACAACCAACTAGATAGGTGACAGCGGGTCAGAGAAGGAAGTCCAGGAGACCAGGAGACCATCCCACCATCCAAACAGCATACATTTTCTAAGCGGAACGGCGGGTCGAGCGTAGTGGCAGCAGCACGCGAAAGCGTCCACAAATCTAGTTAGCATGGAGTGCTGTTTATCGGAGGAGGCCAAGGAACAAAAGCGCATCAATCAGGAAATCGAGAAGCAGTTGCGCCGAGACAAGAGAGATGCGCGCCGCGAGCTtaaactgttgctgctgggtaAGTAGAACGTGGCGCATTTTGATTGCACTTAACTTGGCTTAATGCAATTGAAGGCAGCCGGCTAATTGCATTGCATTACTATATTACAATATTCTTCAATCCCATATCCCCCAGGCACTGGCGAGTCCGGCAAGTCGACGTTCATCAAACAGATGCGTATTATCCACGGCAGTGGCTACTCGGACGAAGACAAGCGTGGGTACATCAAACTGGTATTCCAGAACATATTCATGGCCATGCAGTCAATGATCAAGGCCATGGACATGCTGAAGATTTCCTATGGCCAGGGAGAGCATAGCGTAAGTGAATATATTGTATATCTATGGCCAAACAATGATATGTTTAATCACAATATGATCCGCACACAGGAACTGGCCGACCTGGTGATGAGCATCGATTACGAGACCGTTACCACGTTCGAGGATCCATACTTGAATGCCATCAAAACGCTATGGGACGATGCTGGCATTCAGGAGTGCTACGATCGTCGTAGGGAATATCAGCTGACTGATTCAGCCAAATAGTGAGTTACCTGGCAGACGATCCATTTCATGCCCAAAAACTAACGAACACACAAACGAAATAACTTACGAACCGACTGAAACTGACACTGAAAACTAAATCATTTGTCTTATCTATGTATAGTTATCTGAAGGATCTCGATCGTGTGGCTCAACCTGCATATTTACCCACTGAGCAAGACATTTTAAGAGTTCGTGTGCCGACAACAGGGATAATTGAGTATCCCTTTGATTTAGAAGAAATCAGATTTAGGTACAAACCACTATCAATTTACCATTGCATGTGTCtgatttctatttctattttggTTATGGTTCAATTGTTTCTATATGTTAACACACATTTTCAGAATGGTTTAAGCGCATGGCGTTCTaggaattttatataattgagGAAATTAGTAAGGGCTCAGCAAGTTAAATGGACTGAGACGGATTGTAAGACTGATGTAGACTCGGTTATTGTTTAAGTCTcgttttttaaatctattaattTATCCAATTTAGCTATTTGAGCGACTTAGCTCGAATTGAACAGGCTGATTACTTGCCAACCGAGCAGGATATTCTGCGTGCTCGAGTGCCGACAACTGGCATTCTTGAGTATCCATTCGATTTGGATGGCATTGTGTTTAGGTATATATACTAAATTTAACGCGATAAATTATTGACGGGctagaaataaaaatggtaatGATACAGCTAGAAACAGTagcattttgtatttgttttaaaactaatgtaATGTGTGATTTGCGCTTTTAGTTAGAAATAAGTGTTTTTCTGTTTGGCTTATAATGTAACGTAATACCTTGCTTAACgctgtttaatattaatataaatttctttaacaaaCAGAATGGTAGACGTCGGAGGTCAGCGATCCGAGAGAAGAAAGTGGATTCATTGTTTTGAGAATGTGAcatcaattatatttttggtaGCGCTATCAGAATACGATCAAATCTTGTTTGAATCTGATAATGAGGTATGTTAacacatttttcaattaaatgtttaccaactaatttcaataatattttttccagaATCGAATGGAGGAATCTAAAGCTTTATTTCGTACTATAATTACATACCCATGGTTCCAAAATTCGTCAGTTATTCTTTTCCTGAACAAAAAGGACTTGCTGGAGGAGAAAATAATGTATTCGCATTTGGTAGACTATTTTCCTGAATACGATGGTAAGTGTCTCGAATGGTACACATAAAGTGGGCATAATTATGTACGATTCTATGCGGTGATGAACCAGGTCCAAAGCAGGATCACGCCGCGGCCAAacagtttgttttaaaaaagtactTGGCCAGCAATCCAGATCCCGAACGACAGTGCTATTCGCATTTCACAACGGCCACAGGTGGATTTTCACCTTTTGTACTTTTATACTTGAGATCAATGTTACCGCCTAATAATGCAAAACATCTTCTGTAGATTATATGCTAGTTCCTGTAGTACCATGCTAGATGTAACATTTTACTCGCCTTTTTATCGAAACAGGTCCACAGAGAGATGCAATAGCGGCCCGAGAATTCATACTGCGAATGTTTGTAGATTTAAATCCAGATTCCGAAAAAATTATCTATTCTCATTTCACCTGTGCTACAGGTAAGTGTATTTACTTTGTGTGTTTGGTCAGAAAGAGCGTGTGGATGTGATTCTAATTTTCAGCCTAAAAGTCTGGTTAAAAGGTAAATTTTGGTCTGTAcaacatttgcatttgcttttgcCGCTGGTTTAAAGTAGAGTATCGCTAGTCAAATAATTGAACACTATCGAATTGATTTCTAACCGAACGATGATTGATCTCTTGGCAAACAGATACTGAAAACATCAAACTTGTGTTCTGCGCTGTCAAAGATACAATTATGCAAAATGCACTTAAGGAATTCAATTTGGGCTAACCTGGCAACAAGGATTTCAGGACAAATGGCAATGCAAATGAATAATgaataattgatttataatGTGTATGATTTGTTTTCCAAAGTCCCTCAATAAAAGTTCAATATAGTCTGTTAAATTTCTTGAATGAAATGCGTGTGTGCAATTTGCGCTCTTAAAAACACTTAATAAAACCAACTAATAAAgtattcttttctttatttagaTACGGAAAATATTAGGTTTGTGTTTGCAGCTGTTAAGGACACAATTCTGCAATCGAACCTTAAGGAATACAATTTGGTCTAAACTGGATTTGGatcaaaaaactatttttgtgatttttatacaaacacacatacacattcATATAATTCCTTTTTCGCATatttactaaatataaaagaagAATTGAGCAGCAAGCGAATGTGGCCGAAAATTAGGCATTAATTAGACCCGAGAATGTAACATCAGGAACCGAAAATTGTAGCATAAATAGAATACTAAACTGAGATGGTAATCCAGCATCAACAAAATGATAGAAATgatgtatacattttaatttgagagAATAATAACACAAAATCTGATACAAGTACTAGTACAGGGTGACAATCAATAATTAGGACAATGTTTCTCGCTTTACTCTACGTATATATCGAATCGtagaaatataatatataggtatttcaattttataatttttgtcgAACAAATGCTGTGTGCTTTTCAAACTGTTGGGTAAAggaaaaaagtcaaaaagacAGTAACCAGAAATGAAATAGTAATTGGTTAGATTGAAATGAAATCACTAGGTTTTTCGGATTTAAATCTGAAGGACTGTAACGTGAATTTAACCTTTCCAATTAAGTGCAGTTTTTTCGAgagtttttatacaaaattcaagTCCAAGTTATTTATTGCCACCctgtaatatttaaataaatttattactaTAGTaacttttgtaataaaaaccgaaacaaaaatataaaagtaaatttaatcaaaagcTTGATAGGGACAACAAACTGAAACAACTTTGTCGTACTGAAGCATAATAAAGCAACATTTTACTAAAATAACTacagaataaaaacaaaattttgcgTAAAGAATCCccaggaatatatatattcaaagaATTATATATGCTAGAAGTTTCTTATTAGAATTTCAGGGCATATAAGGcgtgtaaaaataataaaccgaAAATGATAAGCTGataaaatgaatgaaaacGAAATCACAGATAATactgtattttttattaagctaAACCGTAAATATTGATACTATTGTTTACCGGAATATTTAACTATACATGCAAACagataatataataattcataaaCGCATATgtaacaattaataaattgaataatttgtaTTGCGGCAGCCCCATTCATTGTAAATTACGATTCGTATTAATAccatgaaaacaaaaagagaaaCAACAGAGAAACGCGAAACCAAGCGAAACGTTAGGAGATGAATCTGTAAGAAAAACGCCATTTACATGGAGCatccatttaaataataacacatGTTTGTAAAAATGTCGATAACCACCACCCATGCAAAAACAGCAGAATCCATGCAACTTATTGATATTTAATCAGACATCAGGTCAAATTCAATCAAATGCGATATACCACTGGTCGAGAAACATAACTATCAGAAGGGAAAGTTTTGCTCTCACGTACTTTTGTTGCCATCAAAATTTCAGTCGAAACGAATTGTTATCAAATATAGCTTGATTTTCGTACTTTTTACATTAACTTTGTTAGttgtttgcttattttataGATCTTAATGTATGCAACAATGGACACACTTTGCGGCTGTCCAATCGATCGAGCCTGCCAAGTGCGTccagtgttttgtttttgtttttataattttagtttaatttaatatacaagGATAACTAAATGAGACGcacataaatagaaaaaaaacccatcaacaacaaattatttatgtaaaaatccaaataaaacaattctACTCTACGCAtatgtggaaaaaaaaatataaataaaaaaaaaattgaaacgtacatatatgtaaaataaatatgaagcaaaatgtttttcataatttattacaCTTATTTTGTTCAACCGAGATTCCCTCAACTCAGTCagttgaagttgaagttgaagttTAGTTTAGTCGGGGCCACAGAAGAACACTTCGGCGAGACTTTTAGCAAAGGAAAAGACCCATGGGAGTGGAGAATTGAGAATcctataaacaaaaaaaaaaaaaaaaccaatacgCATCTTAGTTTAAGTACGATTCAACAGTGTGTTGTATAAAGCTTTAATCCTCGTAACCACATctagtaaaaataaagtaattaaaccatttttatgatTAACCAATGGATTAGCTTTTAAAAAGCTTCAATAAGTCAAtgtgtattttaaaagatGTAGCAGAGCCCAGAGAGCCAATGAGTTTTGAGACCCGATCGGCATGGATATGGAAACGGTTTAGGTTCTCGATGCGAATATCAATTCTCAGCCCCTTTGGCTTGGCATCCAATTTGGTAGCTCCGATTTCGGATGGGCCCCATCCGTATTGTATATCCACGGCATTATAGACATTCACACACTGacatatatatagttttcCGTCCAATGAATTGCATCAGCAGCGAGCAGACAAAGTCTCCCATTTATTTTGATCTTGTTTCCGGTTTTGTTCTTGCGGCaattccattttaaaatacaaaaatgtttcgGCGGTTTCaatgtttaatatttccgTTTTTTGCAGCCAtatacacacactcacacacttaGGTCGTTTTCGTATTTATTTCCTAGCATTTTGTGCCTTTCCACTATCAAGAATCACATAAAGTATATAGAACAGGCTCCAGAAGCAGTCGAGTACTTTGGAAATTGATTAACCGCTTTTCCACAGGGTTTTACATTGAACATTAACGCACAACTGAAGCCTGTTCAAAAccccaaacaattaaattatcagCATGTGTGTATTGCCAGATTGTTGTGTTTTGGGTTGAAAGATTGGTTCcttattttaatgattcgcacCGATAGTCAGACAGttgtatgtaaatatttggCAAATTACTCGGGAAGGGGAATTCGAAAACTTCCCGAGATATACCACATAATCGAGCATATGTATGTAACTATACATTAAACTCAATAAGAAACTATAATAAAATGAGAATTTGATATAAATCATTAATgtatgtattttgtatttttatatacaatttataattttgattacaCTTACAATTGTTACaattaataactaaaattatatgataaaaccaaaataatacagATGAATCTACTAGATATGTATTTCCAATATAGAGAAAGCAAGTACATAATACACAAATCCGATGATTGCTAAaggaatttcaaaatattgtaagGAACTTAAGATtaaacaaagtaaacaaaGAAATTTTCTAAGCAACAAACAAACTCAACCAGAACTGCAAGCAAAAGGGACAACAATTTAAATGGGAAATGTATGTATTTGTGTAAATCTAAAGCGGAAAGGAAGGATGTAATATGATCCTTGGGGCCTGATACTCGATAAGAAGGGCCACCATTTTCAGATTGATGAAAACCATTTAGGCGTGGCATTCGGTGGctaatttttactttaactaTGTATGTAAATGAAAGAATGACCACATTCCACATAAGAAAGCTTGAAAAGCAAAGTACTATTGAACAAGAATCCCAAATAGTAATGAAAATCTCCCTTGATGTTGAATAAAAAAACTACATTCTCGATCCGATAACGAGAATGACCAACCGAATGTTTCGGTTACCCCAAGAACCCTATAAACTCAGAAACGGGATAAGCAGTAAGAAATATTAGTTGTGAGTTCGGCATGTGGCATTTGATCGGTCGATATAAGGGAGTAATATTCGAGTCGCCGCGTTTCTCTATTGCGCACCTAAGCATAATACATACGTGTAAATCAGAAGCTAATGGACCCACTGGATCCACTGGAACTGCATGCTTAGCCTAGGATTAATGCAAAAACCACACAGAACCCCAAAACGGAGACAGTCCAACATGTCCATGGGCCGACTATTGATAACTGTAGCATTTGAATTGATTGATATTGGACGGACGGGGTTTTCCTGGGTGTCTATACATTTGTCATACAAATCATATTGAAAACGGAGATTGTATGCGTGGCAATTGtaactaaacaaattttttagatAATTAAAAGTATCTATGTACACCttaatattaatgaaaaaaccaatataatataaataaaagtatattgaaaagaaaattcacgaggtgttttgtttaatacatAAAAGGTGGCAATCATTGAAGGCCCCTATTAAGATATTTGGGTTGTGTTTGGGTGGTGTTTTGAATTGGCTGGTGGATTGTATTGAATTCTCATTGGAAATCTGAGTTTTTCATCTTTCAATGAGAGCGGATCTTGGTCTCGCTTATTTTCGATTACATTTTCAAACGTGATCAGCATGCACTGCCCGAAAATGCTGCGTATAACCGTAGGGTTAGCAATTTGGTATAGGATATATAGTCAATTTAGGGCATTGTTCCGAAATCTTAAGATGCCATCATAATACgcaaaaaaaagcgattttaTAGGATATAGTCCTCTGATCggcaagatttttttttaacaaaaaatggtAGATTAATGTCAATAAATGTTTTGAGGCACCAAAAAATATTCTCTTATTTTTAGGCTTTGGtttcaaactttaaaaattgttatatcagtaagaaataattatttaatcaaaggCAAAAGTACGCATGAGTGATAAACTGTAAAGCCAATATGAACTTTTTTAGCAAACTTTTTTCTTGGTACACCTTAACTTTACCAAAGCGTCTAGTATAAGAGTGAAAGTTGTCTAAAATATAAGAGTGAAAATTGCCCAAGTAAACCATTTTTGAAGCTCTGTTTTTCAAGAACACTTTTCCAAAACCGAAGAATGATCAAATTTTATCCATTTGTTATATAATTATAGAAACACACGAACATAGCCTGGTGATATACTTTATCGGAAATATCTCCTTCACTTCGCTACAAACTTCTGTCCGAAATTACTTCGCAAGGGCTATCAAAATCTCAAATATTCCCTTGAGGGAGTTCTCTATGGAATTTCcaaggaaacaataaaaatatgagtGCTCAAGCTTTGTGGG is a genomic window containing:
- the LOC128254617 gene encoding G protein alpha q subunit isoform X4, with the translated sequence MECCLSEEAKEQKRINQEIEKQLRRDKRDARRELKLLLLGTGESGKSTFIKQMRIIHGSGYSDEDKRGYIKLVFQNIFMAMQSMIKAMDMLKISYGQGEHSELADLVMSIDYETVTTFEDPYLNAIKTLWDDAGIQECYDRRREYQLTDSAKYYLKDLDRVAQPAYLPTEQDILRVRVPTTGIIEYPFDLEEIRFRMVDVGGQRSERRKWIHCFENVTSIIFLVALSEYDQILFESDNENRMEESKALFRTIITYPWFQNSSVILFLNKKDLLEEKIMYSHLVDYFPEYDGPQRDAIAAREFILRMFVDLNPDSEKIIYSHFTCATDTENIKLVFCAVKDTIMQNALKEFNLG
- the LOC128254617 gene encoding G protein alpha q subunit isoform X5, with the translated sequence MECCLSEEAKEQKRINQEIEKQLRRDKRDARRELKLLLLGTGESGKSTFIKQMRIIHGSGYSDEDKRGYIKLVFQNIFMAMQSMIKAMDMLKISYGQGEHSELADLVMSIDYETVTTFEDPYLNAIKTLWDDAGIQECYDRRREYQLTDSAKYYLKDLDRVAQPAYLPTEQDILRVRVPTTGIIEYPFDLEEIRFRMVDVGGQRSERRKWIHCFENVTSIIFLVALSEYDQILFESDNENRMEESKALFRTIITYPWFQNSSVILFLNKKDLLEEKIMYSHLVDYFPEYDGPKQDHAAAKQFVLKKYLASNPDPERQCYSHFTTATDTENIKLVFCAVKDTIMQNALKEFNLG
- the LOC128254617 gene encoding G protein alpha q subunit isoform X6, translating into MECCLSEEAKEQKRINQEIEKQLRRDKRDARRELKLLLLGTGESGKSTFIKQMRIIHGSGYSDEDKRGYIKLVFQNIFMAMQSMIKAMDMLKISYGQGEHSELADLVMSIDYETVTTFEDPYLNAIKTLWDDAGIQECYDRRREYQLTDSAKYYLSDLARIEQADYLPTEQDILRARVPTTGILEYPFDLDGIVFRMVDVGGQRSERRKWIHCFENVTSIIFLVALSEYDQILFESDNENRMEESKALFRTIITYPWFQNSSVILFLNKKDLLEEKIMYSHLVDYFPEYDGPKQDHAAAKQFVLKKYLASNPDPERQCYSHFTTATDTENIKLVFCAVKDTIMQNALKEFNLG
- the LOC128254617 gene encoding G protein alpha q subunit isoform X2 yields the protein MECCLSEEAKEQKRINQEIEKQLRRDKRDARRELKLLLLGTGESGKSTFIKQMRIIHGSGYSDEDKRGYIKLVFQNIFMAMQSMIKAMDMLKISYGQGEHSELADLVMSIDYETVTTFEDPYLNAIKTLWDDAGIQECYDRRREYQLTDSAKYYLKDLDRVAQPAYLPTEQDILRVRVPTTGIIEYPFDLEEIRFRMVDVGGQRSERRKWIHCFENVTSIIFLVALSEYDQILFESDNENRMEESKALFRTIITYPWFQNSSVILFLNKKDLLEEKIMYSHLVDYFPEYDGPQRDAIAAREFILRMFVDLNPDSEKIIYSHFTCATDTENIRFVFAAVKDTILQSNLKEYNLV
- the LOC128254617 gene encoding G protein alpha q subunit isoform X1; the protein is MECCLSEEAKEQKRINQEIEKQLRRDKRDARRELKLLLLGTGESGKSTFIKQMRIIHGSGYSDEDKRGYIKLVFQNIFMAMQSMIKAMDMLKISYGQGEHSVSEYIVYLWPNNDMFNHNMIRTQELADLVMSIDYETVTTFEDPYLNAIKTLWDDAGIQECYDRRREYQLTDSAKYYLSDLARIEQADYLPTEQDILRARVPTTGILEYPFDLDGIVFRMVDVGGQRSERRKWIHCFENVTSIIFLVALSEYDQILFESDNENRMEESKALFRTIITYPWFQNSSVILFLNKKDLLEEKIMYSHLVDYFPEYDGPQRDAIAAREFILRMFVDLNPDSEKIIYSHFTCATDTENIRFVFAAVKDTILQSNLKEYNLV
- the LOC128254617 gene encoding G protein alpha q subunit isoform X3 — protein: MECCLSEEAKEQKRINQEIEKQLRRDKRDARRELKLLLLGTGESGKSTFIKQMRIIHGSGYSDEDKRGYIKLVFQNIFMAMQSMIKAMDMLKISYGQGEHSELADLVMSIDYETVTTFEDPYLNAIKTLWDDAGIQECYDRRREYQLTDSAKYYLSDLARIEQADYLPTEQDILRARVPTTGILEYPFDLDGIVFRMVDVGGQRSERRKWIHCFENVTSIIFLVALSEYDQILFESDNENRMEESKALFRTIITYPWFQNSSVILFLNKKDLLEEKIMYSHLVDYFPEYDGPQRDAIAAREFILRMFVDLNPDSEKIIYSHFTCATDTENIRFVFAAVKDTILQSNLKEYNLV
- the LOC128254617 gene encoding G protein alpha q subunit isoform X7, whose protein sequence is MECCLSEEAKEQKRINQEIEKQLRRDKRDARRELKLLLLGTGESGKSTFIKQMRIIHGSGYSDEDKRGYIKLVFQNIFMAMQSMIKAMDMLKISYGQGEHSELADLVMSIDYETVTTFEDPYLNAIKTLWDDAGIQECYDRRREYQLTDSAKYYLSDLARIEQADYLPTEQDILRARVPTTGILEYPFDLDGIVFRMVDVGGQRSERRKWIHCFENVTSIIFLVALSEYDQILFESDNENRMEESKALFRTIITYPWFQNSSVILFLNKKDLLEEKIMYSHLVDYFPEYDGPQRDAIAAREFILRMFVDLNPDSEKIIYSHFTCATDTENIKLVFCAVKDTIMQNALKEFNLG